In Chitinophagales bacterium, one DNA window encodes the following:
- the recR gene encoding recombination protein RecR, which produces MNFPSRLIENAVTEFEKLPGIGKKTALRLVLFLLRQDIEKAEQFGEAIIRMRKEIKFCLICGNISDTEICSICINPKRNHSLICVVENIRDVLAIEATNQYNGLYHVLGGVISPMEGIGPEELNIKSLMDRCNKEETKEVIMALNPTIEGDTTIFYISKKLQGTPLKITSIARGIAFGGELEYVDDITLARSIATRMPYESYLVRNADREQ; this is translated from the coding sequence ATGAATTTTCCTTCTAGACTCATTGAAAATGCTGTTACAGAATTTGAAAAGCTGCCAGGCATAGGAAAGAAAACAGCTTTAAGGCTGGTGTTATTTTTACTCAGGCAGGATATTGAAAAAGCAGAACAGTTTGGGGAAGCAATTATCAGGATGCGTAAAGAAATTAAATTCTGCCTGATCTGCGGCAATATTTCCGACACAGAAATTTGCAGTATCTGTATTAATCCTAAGCGTAACCATTCCCTGATTTGCGTAGTGGAAAATATACGCGATGTATTAGCAATTGAAGCCACAAATCAATACAATGGCTTGTACCATGTGCTGGGTGGTGTTATCAGCCCTATGGAAGGAATTGGTCCTGAAGAATTAAACATAAAATCTTTGATGGATCGCTGTAATAAAGAAGAAACAAAAGAAGTAATAATGGCATTAAATCCCACTATTGAAGGCGATACCACTATTTTTTATATCTCGAAAAAACTTCAGGGAACGCCACTCAAAATTACCAGCATTGCACGCGGCATTGCTTTCGGAGGGGAGCTTGAATATGTAGATGATATTACGCTTGCCCGGTCTATAGCGACACGAATGCCTTATGAAAGTTACCTTGTCCGGAACGCCGATAGAGAACAATAG